DNA from Kluyveromyces marxianus DMKU3-1042 DNA, complete genome, chromosome 8:
ATGGTGCACTGACAGTTTCGTGCTAGACTCGTTGCTCAAGGTCAACAACTACAAGACCAGTCCGTTGAACTCGCCCATTTCGCCCATGACACCTGAGTTTCCCCATGCACTATGGCAGGTGCCGCCATGCAGGGGAAACCTCTTGGACGAGTGCAAGCTGTCGGGCCCGTCGAGTTGTCGCTGCCCTCACcaccaacaccaccacTCTTCTACAGGAACCCTGGGAACTCTGGGAACCGTGGGTTCCCAGAGTTCCCAGGGCTCCCAGGCCCCGCAGCGACACAAATCAGCCAAAATAAAGCGCTTTTGGCACAAGATGACAGGCCAGAAAAACGGCGAAACCCACTGTCCGATTTCCCATTCCCTGTCCCTGGCTAGGTCCGGCGACCAAAGGTCCTTACGGCTATCCTCAACAAAAGTACTACAAACGACATCCACCAAGACCCTGCCCTATCCTAGCACCTTCCAAGGCTCTACAAATGTACTAAGATTGCTAGAACTCATATAAGAAACACATTAAACACTACCTCCACATAACAAGATTCATTCGGTGCAGAAGCATACGTCTATAGTATATATGTGCATATATGTAGGTACGCCAAGATCGGCGAAGccagacaaaaaaaaaaaaaaaaaaaaaaataaagaagaagaagcgtCACACTAATGAACGGACATGGTTATTTCACCATAGGGCTATCCAACCACACTTATTTCGGCCAGAACGTAACTTTCATTTCCTACTTCCAAGCCTCTATTTTTGCTCAACCCTTCCCCAGAAGTATATCGGCGTACCCTTGGCTTGCCATACTCTTCGTCAGTTTCTTTCTGTCTCACCGCTATCTCCAATCCAACGCTTTTTTGGccgttcttttttttttttccctcttaCCTTTAGAAACGGTGAGATTcgaaggaaaaaaaaaataaattttCAATTGTGAGAGAAATATTGGCACAggtatataatatacataataatatataatgttGCACCTTTTTTACGAGAGATGAGGTGCATAAGGCAAAAGTCATAAAGGTGCTGCTGGTGATTAGTAGTGTTCAAAGGGAGCAGTTGGCTTGGTGTCTGGTATATTTTTTCAGGTACTGTGTTGTTTATTTGATCTTGATATTGTTACCATTAGCATTAGTGTTAGTATTGACGGCCGCATATTGTTAGGTGTTAGTGAATTTCTGTCCGCAGCCCCATCACcaaagaaatagaagagACCCAGTTTAATAAGCAGTATGAGTGCTACTACTACGTTGAGACACAGAAAGAGTATTTCTGTAAAGCTTGAGAAACTGACCCCTGTTGTGGTTACCGGATCTGAGAAACGGTTGTACAAGTTTGACGAGTTGCCAGAATGGCAGCAGGATAATGAGATGATCATCACGGGGTACATCAGGGAGACGCGAAGCGTCAAGAAGTGTTTGAAGTCGCTTTTCCAGTTCCACAACGAGTCGATCAACATATACACGCATTTGATTCCAACCATCACGTATCTGTTGTTACTCGTGGGGCTGGCCAATGCGTATCTAATTCCGAGATTTCCGGACAGCACCATGACGCAATATTTGATgataaacttctttttgctgGGTGCTGTGCTGTGTCTTGGATGCAGCAGCTTTTTCCACTGCTTGAAACAGCACTCTGAGTCGCACTGTCACATCTGGTCCAAGGTGGACTACATGGGGATCATCATAATGATCACGTGCTCTATGATTTCGATTCTATACTATGGGTTCCACGACCACATATTCCATTTCAAGTGCTTCACGGTGTTCACCGTGGTGCTGGGGACGATATGCACCGTGTTCGCATTGCACGACAAGTTCGATTCCAAGACTTTCAGACCATTCAGAGCCATGTTCTATGTTACCTTCGGGTTAAGTGGTGTTGTTCCGATCTTGACAGGTTTCTATAAATTCGGAGCATACGAAGCTATCCGGAGAACGCAGTTGAAGTACATCCTTTTTGAAGGTATGTTTTATATAGCTGGCGCTGTTATCTACGGCTTCAGGTTCCCGGAAGTGCTTGCCCCAGGCAAGTTTGACTTTGTCGGCCATTCTCATCAGATTTTCCACATTATGGTCGTTCTAGGCTCCATTTGCCATTTCAGAGCCATTATCGGTTCATACATCTTTATGCATACTGGTCTACACCACTCGAGCTTTGTCTTGTCTAGATAGACTATTCTCTCTACTTCGATTTCATGTCAGCAATAAAGCAATAATAAACACTATTATATgcatacacacacacacatgacagctttttcttccaattctaTACCACAACTTTACTTCTgtattttatatatactatatttTTTCGAATACACACATACTTTTAGTAATACCTTTCCATATCCTTCCTCCAGGCCGCCCACTGTGTGTGCCTTTCTGctttttctattttattctCTCTTCCATCTTTTATCGCTGTATATGTCAGATTTCTTTTCAGTACATGGAAAATATTAGACGAATTTCTTCCATTACAAGCTTTGTAATAAGTATCACCAACAATCTATATGTAAGGAAACAGTGCTTTCCTGGGTTTAATCTGGAGGGAATTTTGTAGAATCAAGGAAATTCAAGGCTACAATAAAGATGTCAAGAGCTTTGGCAGCATACAGAAACGGATTAAGAGCGGCCCGTGTGGCTTTTGGCGGAGATACACGCATGTTGGTTGCCGCAAGACAAAAGATGAGAGAAGGGATGATTAACCCTCCAAACCCAGAACTCTCTCCTGATGAACAGATCAAACACATGAACGATGTGGCCCAGTTCTTGAGAcaaaatattgttcaagGCAAGAAAGCAGAGGGAGACAAGTATCATCTAAATATTCACAAAGACACTGAATTGGGGGACAATGAAACCATCAAAACTGCAAAGAAGACCTTAGTGGCTCAAGGAGGCGGATGCTGTGGTGGTGGCTCTGGACTCTACAAATAGACCCTTGGGTTGAATTCACTTCATTCTTTCAttcatttatttattaGCCCTTTGGGTTTATTTTGGTTCACCTCTGGCTATATACTTAACACTCCTTCATTTTCCACTCTGGTTATAGCACAATGTAATTCCGTTACATCGTGCGgctgatatatatataatagtCAATATTATATTCCATGTATATAAACGAAAAAGCACTGACGAAACTGGTGTCTCCTTCTTACAAGTACGGTTGTTTCtcgatattgaaaaaagtcTGTTGTAATGACTAACCTTTGATCTTTCATGACACATTTAGTTTAGTGCAATGATGAAACGTAAAGGACAGTAAAGGCTAGAtctgaagctgaagctcGTCATGGAACCCAAGAACAGGGAAGTCTCTATCTCCAAAGCGTTGGCTTATTTATTGAGGCACGGTGCCGTTAAAGAGAAGCTACCTATCGATTACAATGGTTACATTGAACTGGATTCACTGTTACAGCATAATAGACTTAAAAGTTTGAAAGCTACTGTGCCAGAAATAGAACATATTGTTGCCAGTAATGACAAGAAACGATTTCATCTTAAGGAAGATCCAGATACTGGGAAACTAATGATTTGTGCAGTGCAAGGTCATTCTCTAAAACAGATCAAACCATCTGAAGAAGTATTGGAACCCATCACAAAGACTGACCAATTGCCCGACCACTTAGTTCACGGAActaatatcaaaaactGCATTCAAATCCTTGAATCGGGttatataaagaaaatgaacagGAATCATGTGCACTTGTCACCGGGCATCACAGGTAAGCATTCAGAAGTCATCAGCGGGATGAGATACTCAAGTAATGTTTTCATTCATGTGAAAAGAACTCAAGAAGCGGTCGATAAActcaaaatattcaaatcaCTCAACAATGTATTTCTTTCCTCCCTTGATATCCCATTAGAATACATAGAGCTCATTCAAGTTAGGCCGCCAAATGCTCAAGTGTCCAACGAATCAAACTCTCCAAAGAATCATCAATTGAAACTATTAGAAGAACTCGCATCAAATAACAGCATCAAAGTTGAATACATGTAGTATAACATACCTATTTATATAGAGATAAGCCATGCAATAGCACAAATGTGCAGGGTCAAATCACCTCATCGCTGCTTCCACTAAACGAACCAACCTCTTACACAAGAACTGCTGCTCCAGTTATATAGTCACGTGCTTACTTTTATTTATCGCTTTTTACGTGTTGAAAATTTGATACTCactgaatttttcaacGAAGCCAGTCCAGTAAAATACATCAGTTATATCCAATAACGATCTGACGATTGAATAAAACACAAGATCTTCATCATACTGAGCTTGTTTTAGGagttttgaaaaaagttTCGAGGGAAAGTTCAGTGTGAATTTTTTTGTGGTTCAAGAAAGCAATTGATTAAAGACAGAAATGATTGGGTCTTTCGTGTCAAGAAGAGCTTACGGAACTGTTTCTCCGGACTTCTTAGCGTCTGTTCTACAAAGAGTCAAAGACGTTCCACAAAGGCTTGCTGAAGCACAGAAGGCTGAAGCTAAGAAATTCAGTCAACGCAAGAACTCCCGTGGTGatagaagaagagatgGTAGACCATCAAACCGTGATAGCAGTTGGAGAAATAATGAATCAAGAGAACCAGCGGTGCAAACTGGAGCTTTCAAGAAGCGTGGTGCTAAGCTAGAGAATACAAACGAATATAATGAGATATCAGGAAAAGTTGATAACTTTGCTGCTAGAAAATCGCGTAGAAGTACTGAAAAGAGAACTCGTAGGACAGTTCCAGGTTTGAAGCTCTCCAGTACTCTAGGCTCAAGCTCGAGAAATGTGACACAAACCGTCAGTAACTCTTCAACTTATGTGCCACAAGATCCAACACCTTTGTCCTTATTGAAGTATAGACCAAACTTGGCTCCAACCTTCACATCTAAGGCATTGAAATATACCATCTCCACCTTGAAGGAATCGAACTTTCCACTCAACCGTTCGTTCAACGACGGTATCATTGTGGATGGGAAGGTCGTCAATAAGCGTTTAACAGCTAATATGGAAAACTTTGGGGAATTCATCCCGGCTTCAGACCTAAAATTACAATTGGAACCATTGACCAAAAACTTTAAAGTTGTTTCCGATCTTGAGAAATTGGAACAATCCGTCAAGGGTAAATTCCACACTCTAAAACCTTTTGCGAAGAAAGATTTTGCTAAACTTTCCAAGtcagaagagaagagaacTCAATTATTCAATAACAGTGAGACCGTCAGGAACAGTTTAAATCAAAGTAGCACACTAGATGCTGCTGAAAAGGAACTCTTATATAAGTGCTGCTCTGGTTTGGCACCAATCTCTGAATTGAGAAATTAGTTTTTGAACCAGTCATGAACGTATTACAACCTATATCCATTCTATCCATGTATATAATTTAAGAATGCACTTTCAACGATAATATGGTTTATTCAAGGCTCTAAACGCCTTTCGATACCTTTTAATGCTTGTAAATAATGTTTTAGGATCCCTTTCTCGATATGAAGATTTTGCATCGTGTTATTGTTCCTCCTAAATACGGGAAATAATAACTCTTGTAGTAAGTTAAGTGGTATTGTTGGTGGAATTTTCTCAAATACCTCTCTGTTTGAATGCATGCTACTGATTTGGGTTTTGTTTCTTACAAGGAAACGGCATAATACTGTCTCATTTTTGAGACTGACATAATGATCCAATATTTGTAATATGCTCTCTTCATTTCCTTCCACTATTGTATCTACTGCTGAAAAATCATTCCAGGACAAGTACAATTCTAACAATTTCTCCGAACCGAGGGTGGCTTCTAAATCTTCCGTTTCTACCAGAAGAAGTCTTAGGATATATGTTGCATCTATttcatcaagaaaagagtcttttgtttcatttaACCTTTTCTCGACATCGATTAACTTGCGACCAACATCTAAAAGTGTTGAATAATCATCGGAATCATCAAGTTTAGTCTGTAAATATTTCTTTAATGTTGGTTTGTCGTAGTTTAAGTTTGTAACATAGGATGTAATACGGATGTTCATTGAGTCCATCAACTTTGTATTGCAATTTGTTAACTTAGTTTTGTAGTATTGATATAAGAAGTCTAGATCCTTCGTGGTTGTGACACCCAATTTTTCTAATAAGAATGCTTTCATTTCTGAATCTTCAATACGTGAAGTAAATTTGGTAGTATCAATGGATAAgattttcatcaattccaACACATCATAGACTACCTCgttattttcaaattcatgGTTGCTTTTTAGCGCCGTTGAAATATCTTTTATCATGTCTTCCTCAGAATAAGTTTCGGGTAGCTTATCGACATTGTCCTTCATAAACTTTATTAAGCGTCTGCTATCTTTTCGCCTTAATATTTTAAGTATCCCTTCTATATCATTTAGTTGCTCGTATAATTCCAATAGGACTTCTGCATAATCGTCCTCTTCTTTGCTTAATTCTTCTATTATTACGTGATAGCTTGTGTCTTCATAGTTTTTTATATTTACTTTCCTCTCCTTCATATCCATGTGTAACAATATGATATCTAAACTTAAATAGATATTAGCACTGTCTTTCAAACCATCAGCAGACTCCTCCTTTAGACGCCTTTTCAGgaaatgaagaactttaGGCACATCTTTGCACTTATGGATAAGTTTAAGTTGGTGAAGCTTTTCAGTAAACTCCAGTAACCCATTCGGAATCCATAAATCTCCATAAATTTTGaagtcaaagaaataaagaagGATTCGGATGTCCACGACGTCAGCGCATCGCAGCCATTTTTCTATCAATGTCTCATCGATTGAATTGCAATGAAATACCAGCATCAATATGTATAGAATATGAAAGTAGTTGTGCTCCAGTTTACTGTAATTGGACAAAGGATTTAAGGaaatatacttttcaaGGGTAGGGATCGTTTCTTCCCCAAAGCTAGTAATATTGAGTAAATTGGGCTTTTGTTGTAAATAAGATATACCGTCTTTTCCATAGAGAAGCATATCTGTTTCTATGTCGATATTTCTCTCAACGTATGCCTTTTCTTGGTCCTCCCGAAATTGGAGTTTTTCACCTGTGAGTGGTACGTATCGCAAAAGTTCCACTAGTTGTTTATTATAGTACTTTGCAGGGAAAGACCTTTGAGTCTTTGAGATATGAAATGGATCTTCTCTAGAAATTGATTGCACTACCTCTGGgtcatcattttctttaagCATATGAATATTCACAGTTTTAGATCCATGTAACTCGGCGAAAACATATGGATACTCGACCGCTATTCTTGTGGGATACTTCTCAATGACAATTGTCCCCTGAGTAATCTCACCTTCATCATTCAAAATCAATCCCATACAGCTTTCTTCATTTGATATTCCACAAATAACAATATACTCGTTCTTACCAAAGTTGGCGATAGTTGGAGTCAATTCTTTCGCATCTTCTTCGCATACTTTAAATAGGGGAATAGTAGATTCTTTCTGAGGATCAATGATACTATAAGTGTTATCGACGGCACCCAttaattttcttttatcAGTTATAGGCAATGCGACTTGGATCCCTTTAACGCCATACGTCTTTTCGATCTTCATCTGTTTCGGACTGACACTGACACCGATAATGGTATCATTTGAGAACATAAAACAAGGATAAGCATTAGATGTTTTGGAATAATTTAAAGGACAAAAGTCTGTGATGTTTTTTATACTATACACATTAGTCGCAGGAGCAAACTCTGGTAGTAGGAACAACTTTACCTCTCCCTCAGATAACACAAGCGCTCTATCAATTTCTGGTAAAAGTGTTATCCTGTCTATAGAAGAGTCTTCGCTGTCATTGAACTCTAGCTGAGATATTAAAGTGTAGTTTCCGGCATCTAATTCAAAATAATGTAGTAACTTCCCCGAAGTAGTTCCTAAATAGATGTGTTTGTCGTAATATTCAATGCATGAATAGTCATATTCTTCAGGCACATTTTCGATTAACGGTGCAATAGCATATAGACTTCCTATCACGTCAAAAGACGTAGAAACGACGTTTGAAGTAGTATCGTTGTCCATAAGTCATCAATCCCCGGAAGATGTGATGGATAACAAGTACAATCACTGTGTTATGTAGTTCTATATTTACCGAGGTATGTGTGATTATCACTACAGTCCTTTATGCAACTCTTAATACTAACAAACAAAGTTCGTTAACAGTGATGAAGATCTATATCACgcacatatataatatacaagtTACGAGTACTAATTGACTCAACGGCTAATGATCATTGTTTAATCAACTTTAATAGTAGGTGTGCACCCTTGTTTGATTCGTCGGCCGATATTTCTTTAATTACCTTTTTCAAATCCTTGTCGAAttgttttccttctttaGTACCATGCAAAGCTTCGTACAATGCCACGATAGTAAATGAGCTGCTTGGCTTATTGATCCAGTCAAGAAGGTTGCTTGAATCAATGATATCCTCATAGAATCTTTGAGCAAAAGGAACGCCTAATCCTTGCACTTTTTGGAGTGGTTCGAGCTTTTTGGCCTTAACATTATACCTACCGTTTTGAATCAACGATTTCAACAATCTTGCTGAAAATGGTTTGTTAATAGGATGATCATAATCGGATATATCACCCTTGAAATATATAGCAACAGTATCGACGAGTTCAGCAAAGAGTTTTTGATCGGCTTCTGACAATTGTTCGTACACTTCGTCATTAACTAGTAGATCTGCTACGAACTGAGACCCTATGTTTTCGTTTAAAATTTCTTTGTAATGTTCATTGGTTGTTGATAGGATCATTGGAGCAAATCTCTTAAGCAATTCCAGTCTTCTTTGGTCAAAAGGCTTCTTAGAAGTATTTTCAGACATTTTGATGTACTTTTCtagttctttcttcaagttaGGACCAAAGTATTTACCATCAAGACCTAACAGCAAGAAAAGGAATGGTCTTCTGCCAAACTTATCCACTATCAAGGTAgctaattcttctttgattgATGGTGCAAAGGCCTTGGAGACTAAGACGGTATCATCAACTGTCATCAACAAAGTAATGAAAACAACGGCACCatgttcattttgaatCAATTTTAGAGTGTGttccttcaaattcttgattatagcctttctttctttggcGTTAGCCTTTGCGATCAATGTTGCAGCGACTTCGGCACCTTCTGGGGTATGTACTAGTTCGGCGAAatgttcttccaaaagcTCAATAAATTCCGAGATTTCCTTCTCGTTGGCAATCTTGACATATTCTCTCATAGCAGCGTGCAAAATTTGGAAACCTGCAGAACCCTTTTCAACGGAAGCAGTGATTGTACCAATCAAGTTTCTAGCGATGatgtttctcttttccacACTTGTTTCACAAACTTGTTCAATGGTTAGACCTTTGTGGGTTTCTCTAAAGGCAGCATATTCAGAACCCCAGAACTCACGGATCATTTGGTTTCTTTGCTCTTGAGAAGCatataaaacaaacaaatcTTCCACAACATAAGCACCTTCACGATGTCTCATTAGTTTTCTTAGACTTCCGTGTAACTGGTCGATGATGAGTTGACGAGAGCTTCTAGAACCGTAATGCAACAATTTAACCAACAAATATTTACCATAGGACGAAGTTGCAAGCACATAAATCTTGTCCTTCAAGGCCAATGTTATTTGTTCTCTACGTTCCTTGGATGAGTATTTGACTAGAGTTTGAACAATTCTGGAAGCATCGTGCTTCAAGACTAGATCTTCGATACAGTCACTGGAAAGTTCCCAGATTTCATTGCACAACTTTTCACGCACAGGCTTTGGGATTGGAGGACTCTTAACACGTAATTTTTCCCATAGACTTTTGATTTGCTGAACACGTTCACCGGATTTACGTTGAAGTTTTCTCTCCTTTAGagtctttctttgttctgCGTGTTGGCTAACGCcgtttccttcttttttctcatcAGCACCAGTTTCTTCATTGTCTTCTTCGTCACTGTTTGCTTCGctatcttcatcaagagCGTCAGATTCATCGGAATCTTCGGATTCTTCTGATGCGTTGTCAAGTTCGTCCTCACTGGCATCATCTAATTCGTCTTCCGAAGATAAACCGTGAAGAGCAGCATCAGATTCTTCGTCACTAGAATAAACACTAATGTTCTTAGCTCTCTTAACGATCTTTCCAGAATCCTTGGATGCTGATTGACGTTTATTAACTTTCTTAGTAGTTGGTGCCATTGTAAATGCCGTTCCTTGGTTGTCGGTGTGGCTTGTAGACTACGAACtattttatatttcaaGCAATATAAGAATTTTGTTGTGCTTAAAGGtaaagctcatctcatctcatctcatctcatcgcatcgattcttttcagttttagaaaattttcaaaatggagtaaaaagaaagaaaaggaaggaaagTCTAAAAAGTATGAAGGCAGGTAAGAAAACAGTCAAATGGCAGACAGAGAATGTTCCATCATAAGACTCGATACCAAAGTGGGTGTTTTCCCTTCAAGAAGcttgaaaatattaagttt
Protein-coding regions in this window:
- the RSM28 gene encoding mitochondrial 37S ribosomal protein mS46 RSM28 yields the protein MIGSFVSRRAYGTVSPDFLASVLQRVKDVPQRLAEAQKAEAKKFSQRKNSRGDRRRDGRPSNRDSSWRNNESREPAVQTGAFKKRGAKLENTNEYNEISGKVDNFAARKSRRSTEKRTRRTVPGLKLSSTLGSSSRNVTQTVSNSSTYVPQDPTPLSLLKYRPNLAPTFTSKALKYTISTLKESNFPLNRSFNDGIIVDGKVVNKRLTANMENFGEFIPASDLKLQLEPLTKNFKVVSDLEKLEQSVKGKFHTLKPFAKKDFAKLSKSEEKRTQLFNNSETVRNSLNQSSTLDAAEKELLYKCCSGLAPISELRN
- the VPS3 gene encoding CORVET complex subunit VPS3 — protein: MDNDTTSNVVSTSFDVIGSLYAIAPLIENVPEEYDYSCIEYYDKHIYLGTTSGKLLHYFELDAGNYTLISQLEFNDSEDSSIDRITLLPEIDRALVLSEGEVKLFLLPEFAPATNVYSIKNITDFCPLNYSKTSNAYPCFMFSNDTIIGVSVSPKQMKIEKTYGVKGIQVALPITDKRKLMGAVDNTYSIIDPQKESTIPLFKVCEEDAKELTPTIANFGKNEYIVICGISNEESCMGLILNDEGEITQGTIVIEKYPTRIAVEYPYVFAELHGSKTVNIHMLKENDDPEVVQSISREDPFHISKTQRSFPAKYYNKQLVELLRYVPLTGEKLQFREDQEKAYVERNIDIETDMLLYGKDGISYLQQKPNLLNITSFGEETIPTLEKYISLNPLSNYSKLEHNYFHILYILMLVFHCNSIDETLIEKWLRCADVVDIRILLYFFDFKIYGDLWIPNGLLEFTEKLHQLKLIHKCKDVPKVLHFLKRRLKEESADGLKDSANIYLSLDIILLHMDMKERKVNIKNYEDTSYHVIIEELSKEEDDYAEVLLELYEQLNDIEGILKILRRKDSRRLIKFMKDNVDKLPETYSEEDMIKDISTALKSNHEFENNEVVYDVLELMKILSIDTTKFTSRIEDSEMKAFLLEKLGVTTTKDLDFLYQYYKTKLTNCNTKLMDSMNIRITSYVTNLNYDKPTLKKYLQTKLDDSDDYSTLLDVGRKLIDVEKRLNETKDSFLDEIDATYILRLLLVETEDLEATLGSEKLLELYLSWNDFSAVDTIVEGNEESILQILDHYVSLKNETVLCRFLVRNKTQISSMHSNREVFEKIPPTIPLNLLQELLFPVFRRNNNTMQNLHIEKGILKHYLQALKGIERRLEP
- the TPT1 gene encoding tRNA 2'-phosphotransferase, which encodes MEPKNREVSISKALAYLLRHGAVKEKLPIDYNGYIELDSLLQHNRLKSLKATVPEIEHIVASNDKKRFHLKEDPDTGKLMICAVQGHSLKQIKPSEEVLEPITKTDQLPDHLVHGTNIKNCIQILESGYIKKMNRNHVHLSPGITGKHSEVISGMRYSSNVFIHVKRTQEAVDKLKIFKSLNNVFLSSLDIPLEYIELIQVRPPNAQVSNESNSPKNHQLKLLEELASNNSIKVEYM
- the IZH1 gene encoding PAQR-type receptor; protein product: MSATTTLRHRKSISVKLEKLTPVVVTGSEKRLYKFDELPEWQQDNEMIITGYIRETRSVKKCLKSLFQFHNESINIYTHLIPTITYLLLLVGLANAYLIPRFPDSTMTQYLMINFFLLGAVLCLGCSSFFHCLKQHSESHCHIWSKVDYMGIIIMITCSMISILYYGFHDHIFHFKCFTVFTVVLGTICTVFALHDKFDSKTFRPFRAMFYVTFGLSGVVPILTGFYKFGAYEAIRRTQLKYILFEGMFYIAGAVIYGFRFPEVLAPGKFDFVGHSHQIFHIMVVLGSICHFRAIIGSYIFMHTGLHHSSFVLSR
- the MZM1 gene encoding Mzm1p (mitochondrial): MSRALAAYRNGLRAARVAFGGDTRMLVAARQKMREGMINPPNPELSPDEQIKHMNDVAQFLRQNIVQGKKAEGDKYHLNIHKDTELGDNETIKTAKKTLVAQGGGCCGGGSGLYK
- the PUF6 gene encoding Puf6p, whose product is MAPTTKKVNKRQSASKDSGKIVKRAKNISVYSSDEESDAALHGLSSEDELDDASEDELDNASEESEDSDESDALDEDSEANSDEEDNEETGADEKKEGNGVSQHAEQRKTLKERKLQRKSGERVQQIKSLWEKLRVKSPPIPKPVREKLCNEIWELSSDCIEDLVLKHDASRIVQTLVKYSSKERREQITLALKDKIYVLATSSYGKYLLVKLLHYGSRSSRQLIIDQLHGSLRKLMRHREGAYVVEDLFVLYASQEQRNQMIREFWGSEYAAFRETHKGLTIEQVCETSVEKRNIIARNLIGTITASVEKGSAGFQILHAAMREYVKIANEKEISEFIELLEEHFAELVHTPEGAEVAATLIAKANAKERKAIIKNLKEHTLKLIQNEHGAVVFITLLMTVDDTVLVSKAFAPSIKEELATLIVDKFGRRPFLFLLLGLDGKYFGPNLKKELEKYIKMSENTSKKPFDQRRLELLKRFAPMILSTTNEHYKEILNENIGSQFVADLLVNDEVYEQLSEADQKLFAELVDTVAIYFKGDISDYDHPINKPFSARLLKSLIQNGRYNVKAKKLEPLQKVQGLGVPFAQRFYEDIIDSSNLLDWINKPSSSFTIVALYEALHGTKEGKQFDKDLKKVIKEISADESNKGAHLLLKLIKQ